In Bacillus sp. S3, the sequence TGGCAAAGGATGAGATTAAAAAGAAAACAGCTACAGTTGCAGAAATGTTTGAAATTCAGGCTATTTTAAACAAATATCCATATGAAATTTCCGGCGGTCAACAGCAGCGGACAGCAGTATGCCGAGCGATCATTGGCAGACCAAGTATTTTGTTTGCAGATGAACCGACTGGTGCACTTGATTCAAAATCAGCCCATCATTTGCTGCAAACGTTTCGGAAGTTGAATGAAGAGATGCAGGCGACGATTTTAATGGTAACGCATGACCCTTATGCAGCCAGTTTTTGCTCTCGAGTATTGTTTATTAAGGATGGTTCTCTCTTTACAGAAATCCATAAAGGAGATCAACCAAGGAAGCAGCTTTTCCAACAAATATTAAACATCTTGTCAACCATTGGGGGAGGCCAATATGACATTATCTAGCATTGCCAGAAAAAACATCTGGAAAAACCTCCGTCAATATATAATTTATTTAAATTCAATGATTTTCAGTATAGCCATCTATTTTACATTCGTTTCCTTAC encodes:
- a CDS encoding ABC transporter ATP-binding protein; translation: METILEAKGVNKVFGSKRNVFTALDDIDLHITKGEFVGVMGPSGAGKSSLLNVLSSIETVTSGTIRIEGTEITKMKEDQLREFRRDKMGFIFQDYNLLDTLTVAENIMLPLTFTKMAKDEIKKKTATVAEMFEIQAILNKYPYEISGGQQQRTAVCRAIIGRPSILFADEPTGALDSKSAHHLLQTFRKLNEEMQATILMVTHDPYAASFCSRVLFIKDGSLFTEIHKGDQPRKQLFQQILNILSTIGGGQYDII